The sequence below is a genomic window from Candidatus Sysuiplasma acidicola.
AACATCCATGAAATACGGCATAGCTGTACATGGTGGAGCAGGCTCGCCGGCATCACTCTCTGACGGCCCGGCAAAAGCGGTGGATGTCGGATTTGGGCTGCTTGCAGGCGGAGGACTTGCGATTGACGCTGTCACGAGAGCCGTAGTGTACATGGAAGATGATGAGAGGTTCAACGCGGGAACCGGCTCAGTGCTCAGATTTGACGGAATTGCATACTTGGATGCCTCTGTGATGACCTCCAATGGAGAATGTGGAGCGGTTGCACACCTCACTTCGACAAAAAACCCGGTGCTCGTCGCGAGAGAAGTTCTCTCGACACCTCACATTCTGCTGGTTGCAGACGGAGCAAAGGATTTTGCACGATCGAAGGGCTTTGGCGAATATGATAACAGCACCGAGAAGACAAAGGAGAGGCTCAGAAGGGGCTTAGACGAATACAGGAACGGAAAGAGACCCGCATGGCCCAGAAACTGGAACAGCCAGACACTCGACACCGTGGGTTCGGTTGCAATGGACAGCGACGGGAATTTTGCGGCGGCAAACTCCACCGGCGGCACGTTCCCGGCACTGAATGGAAGAGTCGGAGACGTACCGCTGATTGGATGCGGCATATTTGCAGGACCTAAAGGAGCAGTAGCTGCCACTGGCATAGGCGAAGAGATCATAAGAAAGGTTCTGGCCAAGACGGTGTACGACAGCATAGAAGACGGAGTGCACCCACAGCAAGCTGTGGAGAAGGGTGTAGGCCTTTACGACAAGAGCGTAAGCATAGGAATCATTGCCATATCTGAAGATGGCATTGGAGAAGCGTCTACCGGAGAGATGGCCCACCATCTGAAGTCGCTGTAAACCGTCACTTTGTGGATTTGACTGACTTCCTCTTTTCAATCAACCATGAAACTTTTGGCCTAAGTGCCGAATGCGCTTCTTCAGAGAAATAACAGGCCGAGTCTCCTGATCTCCTGTGTGTTGTCTCATACGCCGGAACTACTGCACGGATTTCGCTCAGGCGCATCACGCCGCAGATGCCTGTAAGAACAGTGACCGCCTTGAGACCCTCCTGCGTCCTGCGCTTCAATTCCTGAGTAAACGTCTGTGTGAAAAAAGGGCAGGTGTCGCATCGTTCCGGAAGCTGATAATCTGGCAAATTTTTCACTCCTGAAATTGTCATTTACACATCAAACTACCAGTGTTGCAGACACGCGTGGGTGTCTCCGCAGTCTTTCGCGGCAATATTGCTTGGATTCGACAACTCGTATATACAATATGTGGTGCCCTGTTCTGTGCCTTCGCCAGCGAGCGGCATAAACAATGCAGGATGCAGTGTTGGGGAACCATGTGCAAAGAGAATGGATCCTGCCGCCGCAAGATGCAGAACTCATAGCAGAGGTTCAGTCATATCTCTCGTAATAGATGTTGTTCGGGCTGACTCCGGACGCGACAGCGAGATCCTTTACCTGGTCAACCATAATCTGTAGACCGCAGATGTAAACGTCCTTCTTTGTCGGATCGCCAATATGTTTCTTCAAAGTTTCCTGGACATGACCTCTGTGCCCGGTCCATGTGTCGTCGGCCCTGCTGAGTGTAGGGCGGTAATGGAAGTTATCATACTTCTTTTCCAGATCTTCGAAATAAGACCTGTAGATTATATCCTCCGGATGCCTAGAGCCAAAGATGAGGTATATCTGTTCGCTGGCACCGTTTGCAAGAAGCGTCTCTGCCATGCTTCTGAAAGGTGCGACGCCTGTTCCGGTCGATACGAAGAATATCTCTGGAGGAATCGGTTTTCTTATTGTGAAACCGCCCATAGGTCCGATTGCATTGATCTTGTCGCCGGCTTTCAGATCGCATAGATGGTTTGACATGAATCCGCCCTCAACCCGCTTGACACACAATTCGAAACCCTCCCTGAAGGAAGGCGGCGAAAATATCGAATAATCTCTTGCTATCCTCTTGCCGTCGGGTTTCACTGCCGAGATGGAAACAAACTGACCGGCTTCGAATTCAAACATCTGACCATTTGTGGGTACAAAACGTATCACGTTAACTTGGGGATTCGTCTCTTCATTCTGCGCCACCACGTATTCCCCTCTGGTAACTCTGCGCCTCTGAGTGGTCTGCGCAGGAGCACCGGCCTGAACTGTTGCCTCTGCCATGTTGATGTTCTCCTGAACTTCTTTACCGATCCAGCCAAAATTCAGGCATTATAAATAGGTAGTGAGACAAAACATGACGCGTCGTATACACGTCGTTCGGTGATTCAGGCTTGCCGTTGTTTCAATGCCATGACAGGATGTATGTCATGTGCGCGAAAACAGTGCCGCTCACGTTCCGTCGCCGTGACAGTATTCCCGCGGGCATCAGACTCTCTTTCCGGCACTTTTCCTGCCCATTTTTCCTTTCACGCCCGGCTCAGTCATCGAATACAGATCCAGAACGTTGTCGAGCTCATCCTTCTTCATCCAGCCCTTTTCCAGCACTATTTCCCTTATCGATTTCGAAGTTTTCAGCGATTCCTTGACGGCCTCGGCCGCCTTTGCATATCCGATGTAAGGGTTGAGAACAAGAGCTATGCCTGGAGACCGCTCCACTAGTTTGGCGCAGCGATCTTCATTGGCCGCAATACCCTCGACGAGCAGCTCCCTGAACATTCGGAGAGAGTTTCGCATAATCCTCATGGAGAAGACGATATCGAATGCAATAAGCGGCATCATCACGTTCAGCTCCAGCTGGCCAGCCTGGGCGGCAAGCGATATGGAAAGGTCATTTCCCATACACTGAAAAGCTACCATGTTCATGCATTCCGCAATGACAGGATTCACCTTTCCCGGCATAATCGAGGAGCCCGGCTGAACCGCAGGAAGCGTGATTTCTGCGAGACCGGTAACAGGACCTGAGTTCATGAGCCTGAAGTCGTTGGCAATCTTGGTCAGATCGACTGACAGTGCCCGAAGGGCGCCGGAAGCATCGACAAAGTCGGCCATCGACTGAGTGAGGGCCATGAGGTTTTCCGAATTTCTGAGTTTGAATCCGGTGATAGCCACCAGTTCCTTCACCACGTTTTCGACGTAGGATGGATCGGCATTCACACCCGTGCCGACGGCCGTAGCGCCTATGTTCAGTTCGCCCAGCACGTCAATGGAGTGTTCAAGACGCCTTAGGTCATATTCCAGCATGTCGGCGTATGCATTGAACTCCTGCCCGAGACGAACTGGAGCGGCGTCCTCCAGATGTGTCCTGCCGGACTTGACGATACCGTCAAATTCCATGCCCTTTTTTCTCAAAGAACCGATGAGGAGAGATAGCTCACCGTTCAATTCATTCAGCAGTCGTATGGCTGCGATGCGTATTGTTGTCGGAACCGTGTCATTGGTGGATTGGGACATGTTTACATGGTCATTGGGGTGAATCACGGAATAATCGCCCTTCTTGCCGCCAAGCAGTTCGATGGCCCTGTTCGCGATGACTTCGTTTGCATTCATATTGTGCGAAGTACCGGCACCGGCCTGAAACACATCTACAACAAACTGATCCATGAACCTGCCGGCAATGACCTCAGTAGCTGCCTTCTCTATGGCTTTGCCTTTTGCGACCTCAAGCATCCCGGTACGCATGTTTGCCCTTGCAGCAGCCAGCTTCACAACAGCCGTTGCCCAGATGAATTCATTGAACGGCCGGAATCCGCTTATCCGGAAATTATCGACCGCGCGCTGTGTCTGGACACCAAAATATGCTTCTTCCGGCACTGCAACCTCGCCAAGAGAATCCCTCTCCTTTCTGAATTTCATGGGCATCAGCAGATTAATGGAAGAGGTCACACACATATTAGTTTTTGATGCATGACTCGTTCGTCGGTTATCCGCCAGGAATGTGCAACGCCTGAAAGTGGGCCAGCCTACACCATGCCCCGCTTTCGGAGATCAACGCGATACTGGGCTGCCTGCTCACGAGAGAGGACCGTTAGCTCATACGCCTGCTTCTCAGCAACAGATGAGGACAGAATGGATTCGCGCGGCTGCCATCTCATTGAAAAATTGTCACCTTGCTGAAGTGTGTTAGTTCGGGTTCGGCATGCAAAAAATAATATTCAAGTAAATGCATTATCATTAAAATCAACATGACTGCTCCAGCAGCGTACGCGGAACACGGTTCTAATGCGAGGCAACTGTAGAGGGTACCGGAGACAGATACCATTTTATTTTAAAACACAGTGTGGAATCAGATTACAAGAATATAGCTCGTATCACCGGCAGAATGATTAAATGGAATCTAACGAAATTTTCAAAAGCAACCACATCGCGAAGAGATTTTCGCAGACGCCGATAGACGAAACAAAGATCAAGACGCTTAACTCGGCCATACGCACATGCCATTCGATGGATAACAGGCAGCCCTGGAAGGTGATATTCGTAAGGGACGAGGAGACTAAGCGCAATATTTCCTCGGCGTGTTCAAGCAACAAACTGCTCCTTGAGGCTCCAATGGTATTGGTCGTATGCGGCATACCGGATGACGCATACCCGACGCTTGGCGGGTATCTGAACAGTTTTTCTGTTGATGCCGGGATACTCATCGGGCGCATTGCACTCATAGCCAATCAGCTTGGCCTCCAGACAGAGTGGATGTCATCATTCAGGGAGGAGAAAATCAGGGAGATCGTAAAGGCCCCGAATGAGTGCAGGATCGTCTCACTTTCACCGCTTGGTATGCCCAGCGAACTGAGCAGCGTGCCGCCTGCAAAGCCGTTGCAGGAACTGGTAAATTACGATCGATTCTGAAGACGCTGACAGCGAAATCGATTGTACATATCGACGAGGAGGGATTAACATTCCAGAAGAAGACATATCTCGCATTGAGGAAAAATGGCAGAAAAGGTGGTCGGTAGCTCATCTGTTCGAAGCCGTACCGGACTGGCGCAGTAAGTTCTATGCAACCTTCCCGTACAGCTATATGAACGGCCTGCCACACGTAGGCCACGCCTTCACTGTGCTCAGAGTGGAATTTCAATGCAGATACAGGAGGATGCGCGGTTTCAATGTGCTGTTCCCTTTCGCGTTCCACTGCACCGGCGTCCCGATTGTCGCAGCAGCCAAGAGAATCAAAGACGGTGAGTCAACCCAGATAGAAATCATGAGATCCATAGGGATAACAGACAGTGAAATGCAGAAGTTTGCCGAACCCGCATACTGGACAGAATATTTTCCAAAGAGGTGGGAGGATAGTATGCGCCGTCTGGGTATGTCAATAGACTGGAGAAGGAAGTTCATCACCACTCCGCTCAACAGCAGTTACGATTCATTTGTAAGATGGCAATTCAACGTGCTGAAAGAGAAAAACTATGTCAGGCTTGGCTCGCATGCCGTCATATGGTGCCCGAAGGATAACATACCGGTGGGCGACCATGACAGGGTTGAAGGCGAGGGGGAGACGCCGACCGAATACACCCTGCTTAAATTCAGAACTGACGGTGGCGACATTCTTGTCACTGCCACACTCAGGCCGGAGACAGCATTCGGGCAGACGAATCTGTGGATTAACCCCGAAGCCGAATACGTGCGGGTCCGGACAGATGGTGAGGCATGGATACTCAGTAGTGAAGCGGCCGAAAAACTGAGAGAACAGGGCAGAGAACTGGCAGTGATCGGCGCACTGAAAGGGGATGAGCTCACTGGCACGTATGCATTCTCTCCGACGATGGGGAAGAGGCTCGTCGTGCTACCGGCAACCTTCGCCAACCCCTCAAAGGGAACTGGCATAGTAACGTCGGTGCCGAGCGACTCGCCTGACGATTACATCGCGCTGAAAGACCTGAAGGCAGAGGCAAAGAAGGGAACACTGAAACAGACAATATCTGACGCCGTTGAAAACATTGAACCAGTGGAGATCATAGACACACCGGGGTACGGGACGCTGCCTGCAAAGACTGCAGTCGAACGGCTTAAAATTCAGAGCCAGAAAGACAAGGAGAAACTGGACAGGGCAAGGGAAGAGGTTTACAGAGAGGGTTACTACAAGGGCGTCATGCTGGAGCGCTGCGGGGAATACGCCGGGCTGAGAGTCGACGTTGCACGCGATGCCATAAAAGAGAAACTCATGGCGGGAGGCGATGCGGACCTGATGTACGAACCCTCCGGTGAGGTGGTATGCAGATGTCTTACACGATGCATTGTAAAAGTTGTTCACAACCAGTGGTTCCTGGCGTACGGGGATCAGGCGTGGAAGGACGAAACTCATGAGGCGATAGCGTCGATGAAATTCTATCCGCCGCTCGTGCGGAAACAGTTTGACCATGTGGTCGACTGGCTGAAAGACTGGGCGTGTGTACACCACACGGGGCTGGGAACCACGCTTCCATGGGATGATGCGTGGAAGATTGAGTCGCTTTCTGATTCTACCATATACATGGCATACTACACAATAGCGCATGTTATTCAGAACGGGAAGAATAGATCAGACAGAAAACTCGGACATGCGTTCTTCGACTACGTCTTTCTGGGCAAGAGCAGTCCTGAAAAAGCATCGGCAGAAAGCGGCTTCAGCCCCGAGGAAACGAAGAAACTGAGAAATGAATTCCTGTACTGGTATCCGATGGATCTGCGCAATTCCGGGAAGGATCTAGTTGGAAATCACCTCACATTTGCTGCATTTAACCATGTTGCGATATTTCCGCGGGAACACTGGCCGCGCTCCTACGGTGTAAACGGCTGGATCACGGTCAGCGGTGCGAAAATGAGCAAATCCGCGGGGAATTCACTGTATCTTGATGACGCCTTAGAGCAGTTCGGCGCAGACGTGACACGACTGACTGAGGCATACGCCGATGAAGGATTTGATGATCCAAATTTCGACAAGGATTTCGCCGAAACGGCAGGGAAAAGACTTCTTCAGATACTGGAAACAGCACGGACACTGAACAGTTATGAAGTATCGGCGGAGGACGGCATGGATGTCTGGATGGCTTCAATGATGTCAAGACACTATCGCAGCTACATAGCTACGATGGAGGAAATGTCGTACAAGAATGCGGTAAAGAGTGCACTTATAGACATGCAGAATTCCGTCAAATGGTATATCAAGAGAAGAGGAACACCCAACAGAAGCACAATGCGGAAATTCACAGAAATGCAGGTGATGATGCTCGCTCCGTTCGCACCGCATGCATGTGAAGAGGCGTGGGAAGCCATGGGGAATGACACATTCGTGTCCGTTAGTGTGATGCCTGAACCGTCAACAATGGTTGAGAATGAAGCGGCGATAGCCGGCGAAAGTTATCTCGAAGGCGTCATGGCCGACATTTCGGAGATATTGAAGGTGACCGAGATCGTTCCTGGCAAAATCACAATCTATACGGCCGGACGCCTGAAGAAACAGCTTCTTGCCGCGGAAGAAGCCGGCAACAGAGATAATGCCGCGGCAATAAGAAAACAGCTTTCATCGACCGTTTCCGCAAGGGAAATGGAAAAATTCTACAGGAACCTTTCGAAAGAGAAACAGGCAGGAAGGCTGAAGTCAGTCGCAGAGAAAGCGGACCTTCTCGACGAACATCGCCTGCTGAAGGAGAACGCGAGTTTCCTCAGACGGGAATTCGGGTGTGAAATATCGGTGCAGAGCGGCGATGCAGATGGCAGCGAGGACCGGACCGGCAGAAGGGAGAACAGTTTTCCGCTGAGACCTGCCATATACGTTGAGTAAGCGCCGCATTCT
It includes:
- a CDS encoding isoaspartyl peptidase/L-asparaginase, producing MRKKIEISVFVVTSMKYGIAVHGGAGSPASLSDGPAKAVDVGFGLLAGGGLAIDAVTRAVVYMEDDERFNAGTGSVLRFDGIAYLDASVMTSNGECGAVAHLTSTKNPVLVAREVLSTPHILLVADGAKDFARSKGFGEYDNSTEKTKERLRRGLDEYRNGKRPAWPRNWNSQTLDTVGSVAMDSDGNFAAANSTGGTFPALNGRVGDVPLIGCGIFAGPKGAVAATGIGEEIIRKVLAKTVYDSIEDGVHPQQAVEKGVGLYDKSVSIGIIAISEDGIGEASTGEMAHHLKSL
- a CDS encoding oxidoreductase, translated to MAEATVQAGAPAQTTQRRRVTRGEYVVAQNEETNPQVNVIRFVPTNGQMFEFEAGQFVSISAVKPDGKRIARDYSIFSPPSFREGFELCVKRVEGGFMSNHLCDLKAGDKINAIGPMGGFTIRKPIPPEIFFVSTGTGVAPFRSMAETLLANGASEQIYLIFGSRHPEDIIYRSYFEDLEKKYDNFHYRPTLSRADDTWTGHRGHVQETLKKHIGDPTKKDVYICGLQIMVDQVKDLAVASGVSPNNIYYERYD
- a CDS encoding aspartate ammonia-lyase, giving the protein MKFRKERDSLGEVAVPEEAYFGVQTQRAVDNFRISGFRPFNEFIWATAVVKLAAARANMRTGMLEVAKGKAIEKAATEVIAGRFMDQFVVDVFQAGAGTSHNMNANEVIANRAIELLGGKKGDYSVIHPNDHVNMSQSTNDTVPTTIRIAAIRLLNELNGELSLLIGSLRKKGMEFDGIVKSGRTHLEDAAPVRLGQEFNAYADMLEYDLRRLEHSIDVLGELNIGATAVGTGVNADPSYVENVVKELVAITGFKLRNSENLMALTQSMADFVDASGALRALSVDLTKIANDFRLMNSGPVTGLAEITLPAVQPGSSIMPGKVNPVIAECMNMVAFQCMGNDLSISLAAQAGQLELNVMMPLIAFDIVFSMRIMRNSLRMFRELLVEGIAANEDRCAKLVERSPGIALVLNPYIGYAKAAEAVKESLKTSKSIREIVLEKGWMKKDELDNVLDLYSMTEPGVKGKMGRKSAGKRV
- a CDS encoding nitroreductase family protein, which translates into the protein MESNEIFKSNHIAKRFSQTPIDETKIKTLNSAIRTCHSMDNRQPWKVIFVRDEETKRNISSACSSNKLLLEAPMVLVVCGIPDDAYPTLGGYLNSFSVDAGILIGRIALIANQLGLQTEWMSSFREEKIREIVKAPNECRIVSLSPLGMPSELSSVPPAKPLQELVNYDRF
- the leuS gene encoding leucine--tRNA ligase, whose translation is MTIDSEDADSEIDCTYRRGGINIPEEDISRIEEKWQKRWSVAHLFEAVPDWRSKFYATFPYSYMNGLPHVGHAFTVLRVEFQCRYRRMRGFNVLFPFAFHCTGVPIVAAAKRIKDGESTQIEIMRSIGITDSEMQKFAEPAYWTEYFPKRWEDSMRRLGMSIDWRRKFITTPLNSSYDSFVRWQFNVLKEKNYVRLGSHAVIWCPKDNIPVGDHDRVEGEGETPTEYTLLKFRTDGGDILVTATLRPETAFGQTNLWINPEAEYVRVRTDGEAWILSSEAAEKLREQGRELAVIGALKGDELTGTYAFSPTMGKRLVVLPATFANPSKGTGIVTSVPSDSPDDYIALKDLKAEAKKGTLKQTISDAVENIEPVEIIDTPGYGTLPAKTAVERLKIQSQKDKEKLDRAREEVYREGYYKGVMLERCGEYAGLRVDVARDAIKEKLMAGGDADLMYEPSGEVVCRCLTRCIVKVVHNQWFLAYGDQAWKDETHEAIASMKFYPPLVRKQFDHVVDWLKDWACVHHTGLGTTLPWDDAWKIESLSDSTIYMAYYTIAHVIQNGKNRSDRKLGHAFFDYVFLGKSSPEKASAESGFSPEETKKLRNEFLYWYPMDLRNSGKDLVGNHLTFAAFNHVAIFPREHWPRSYGVNGWITVSGAKMSKSAGNSLYLDDALEQFGADVTRLTEAYADEGFDDPNFDKDFAETAGKRLLQILETARTLNSYEVSAEDGMDVWMASMMSRHYRSYIATMEEMSYKNAVKSALIDMQNSVKWYIKRRGTPNRSTMRKFTEMQVMMLAPFAPHACEEAWEAMGNDTFVSVSVMPEPSTMVENEAAIAGESYLEGVMADISEILKVTEIVPGKITIYTAGRLKKQLLAAEEAGNRDNAAAIRKQLSSTVSAREMEKFYRNLSKEKQAGRLKSVAEKADLLDEHRLLKENASFLRREFGCEISVQSGDADGSEDRTGRRENSFPLRPAIYVE